The following proteins are co-located in the Solanum pennellii chromosome 8, SPENNV200 genome:
- the LOC107027921 gene encoding uncharacterized protein LOC107027921 isoform X3, producing the protein MDYNDNDYQSHLAGEDSSKVSSVLHPYALPKFDFDDRFDSLVENEVFLGIPTQEDNHWIEDFSRGSSGIEFSSSATDSCSIPRRNNVWSEATSTESVEMLLKSVGQEDMVPGDTIIEESDAGNELGCLIQPAESSLKLDDRKDDVKNSISATPAVESVEFSGSFSRCERTKIEAIHIVCAPERQEVGPIADGCSGVITEEKLQTEVKSIDENLGEVRTAQSESLPDNYNRKPSIPVTESAIKECVTDSLTASIEILASQHNPTNCHSGNTSGLPSEHHKPVEKQISVSKESSLGDGKTHGCAVDSETCTSNASPPSLAASELEVGKELSTETRMITSGEPCVQRNKCSLTTEGCKKDTSSVEHAEAVFSKGLKDKLQAEGNSKLCENEEASVTENCLDTRDTKNQEGSSKGQTEKVSAMQMSDGLTTSTEKEESNLDGHSPLNLGTSEACTVSEISEPSKQNNGNGINALEGRSNIQETSVSAELVERPVSENVETGNDADRVSEGYACGGDHISLSVPAGSMDICRETFSHVVDVDSTNVDVSGGKDKEEVLPVETEMVGSCVRDDELRSSSVAGESEQISDQGHRSRFESSTLNNQASDVGFDGRNLILGGDPVSGPSLSGSGAIATEIIDHDNKLKSVSVMVGSDHFSGKEEMEAVFSREAEVSTLKESSEGARQLGLLSDDGKDASGDCHMKIKPMIVDQDVLIQDNSNSASHIEQAASAEANIEGPGARAEAAPIVKNQEMEVETVKFGEVGVEGSSDVIGGLKHDSASVPSYTALSPSEKKKTPSRSRAVVEKVAPLVDTTEIGGEALSTSISSGEKASTKTDRSFTFDVSPLAAGSAKGEADKSIISSQACQPTESELQLKAGDRLHLTSGSKQTDTEIMQKISHGSPLVPDEGTPSGGAKGDRKASRGSGKSGKENPRKGRQSKAINSSKQPDRGDKSCVQFSPSVSVQKIQFETGTGTVERNITKSSGVVSFPTSSLPDLNTTSASVLFHQPFTDLQQVQLRAQIFVYGSLIQGTSPEEACMVSAFGTSDGCRSLWDPAWRACVERIHGQRSRAGNNETPSHSRSEMRNAGPRTPDQANKQVVHQDKVTTSTAGRAGGKSSNSPAVSPMIPLSSPLWNMATPSRDVLSSARGALIDYKALPSMHPYQTPPARNFVGHTASWLPQAPFPGSWVASPQNSSFDTSAQLPALPVTESVKLTPVKESSLSTASAKHAPPGSVAHAGDSGIQSGAFPHDNTKTPVLPAQCSADQKSRKRKKASGTDDRTQKSKIGTSSESITTPVICTQLSNKAPASDDFGLLSSVAVAPLVAHSQTGPTSVPIIGGHFSTSVVIEPPSSSVPKNNSDIPITSAPSSTELSKRVLDLGKKTPTLEYLSKVEEAKLQAEEAAANATAAVSHCQDVWSQLDKHKNSGLASDVEVKLTSAAVAVAAATSVAKAAAAAAKLASNAALQAKLMADEAMIAFGVSNPSQSQAGSFPNIVNNFGSATPASVLKSQDVGNGSSSVLYAAREASRRRIEAASAASRHAENLDAIVKAAELAAEAVSHAGKVVALADPLPLTQLVEAGPDSYWKVSQTLSGQGVKPNKINGDESGSPIVEKTPGIFSKQSEGPSVEEMHPMVPACQTTSVSGNIIEDNMRNEEVIQTPVTSVEKDVRGAKGHSMPEVSKTVAVAAESSHDLVEARGDVASSRMQEGSVVEVFKDSDDGKRAWYSAKVLTLKNGKALVCFTDHQSDEGLEQFKDWVPLDAGSDEPPRIRPAHPVTAMQGGKKRRRAVVKEHTWYVGDRVDAWIDYRWREGVIAEKNKRDETTFSVNFPAYGDTAVVRAWHLRPSLVWKDGEWVEWSRSRHDFLSQGDTPKEKRVKLGNPASEDTGNGLSKKMDPLVPVTNESATLLPLSVTEKTFDIGSNKDDSKPNTLRTMRSGLHKEGSKVFGVPKPGKKRKFMEVSKHYVSDRTAKSNAAHGSAKFTKFLMPQATGTGGWKTNSRTDLKEKQQTIETRRKLPKPSKPSSSARTLKDNSITSTRDASGAEHMVGDAIEYDKNEAQQPNVGNFVSNAEEGVEGVKFRSEALPTNIPKKASTSSNRGEGMKKRIPISNLKSSKVEVKDKMIPEVSEPRRSNRKIQPTSRLLEGLQSSLIISKFPSVSHDRSSRSHSRGASR; encoded by the exons ATGGATTACAATGACAATGATTATCAAAGTCATTTAGCCGGTGAAGACAGCTCCAAAGTTTCCTCTGTTTTGCATCCCTATGCTCTTCCCAAGTTTGATTTTGACGATAGATTTGACAGCTTAGTTGAAAACGAGGTTTTCCTTGGTATCCCCACTCAGGAAGACAATCATTGGATAGAGGATTTTTCTCGAGGAAGTAGTGGAATAGAGTTCAGTTCAAGTGCTACCGATTCTTGCTCCATACCAAGACGTAATAATGTTTGGTCTGAGGCAACATCAACAGAATCTGTTGAAATGTTATTGAAATCGGTTGGTCAGGAAGACATGGTTCCAGGGGACACTATTATTGAGGAGTCAGATGCTGGAAATGAATTGGGTTGCTTAATCCAGCCAGCAGAATCTAGTTTGAAGTTGGATGATAGAAAAGATGATGTTAAAAACTCTATCTCAGCAACACCAGCGGTTGAGTCAGTTGAGTTTAGTGGTTCGTTTTCTAGGTGCGAGAGAACAAAGATAGAAGCTATTCATATTGTATGTGCTCCAGAAAGGCAGGAGGTGGGACCTATTGCTGATGGATGTTCTGGTGTTATTACTGAGGAGAAGTTACAGACTGAAGTAAAAAGCATTGATGAAAATTTAGGGGAAGTTAGGACAGCACAAAGTGAATCTCTACCCGATAATTATAATAGGAAACCATCCATTCCTGTAACTGAAAGTGCAATTAAAGAGTGCGTTACAGATTCTCTTACTGCGAGTATTGAGATTTTGGCTAGTCAGCATAATCCAACCAACTGTCATAGTGGGAATACAAGTGGTCTACCAAGTGAACATCACAAACCAGTAGAGAAACAAATATCTGTTAGCAAAGAGTCGAGTTTGGGTGATGGAAAGACGCATGGATGTGCTGTTGATAGTGAAACTTGTACCTCTAATGCCAGTCCTCCCTCTCTTGCTGCTTCAGAGCTAGAAGTAGGCAAAGAGCTTTCAACCGAAACCAGAATGATTACATCAGGGGAACCTTGTGTGCAGAGGAACAAATGCAGTCTTACTACTGAGGGATGCAAAAAAGATACTTCTTCGGTTGAACATGCTGAAGCGGTTTTCTCAAAAGGCTTGAAAGATAAGCTACAGGCTGAAGGTAATAGCAAACTATGTGAGAATGAGGAGGCGTCTGTAACTGAGAATTGCTTAGATACAAGAGACACTAAGAATCAAGAAGGCAGCTCCAAGGGTCAGACAGAGAAGGTTTCTGCAATGCAGATGTCAGATGGACTGACTACTTCTACTGAGAAAGAGGAGAGTAATCTAGACGGCCATTCCCCACTTAATCTTGGTACTTCAGAGGCATGTACAGTATCAGAGATCTCCGAGCCGTCAAAACAGAATAATGGCAATGGTATTAATGCTCTAGAAGGTCGGAGTAATATACAAGAGACATCTGTTTCTGCTGAACTAGTGGAGAGGCCAGTATCTGAGAATGTAGAAACTGGAAATGATGCTGATAGGGTCTCCGAAGGATATGCATGTGGTGGAGACCACATCTCCTTGTCTGTGCCTGCTGGATCCATGGACATATGTAGGGAAACCTTCTCCCATGTGGTTGATGTTGATTCAACTAATGTGGATGTCTCTGGTGGTAAGGATAAGGAGGAAGTGCTGCCTGTAGAAACTGAGATGGTGGGATCTTGTGTGCGTGACGATGAGCTTAGATCCTCTTCTGTGGCAGGAGAATCTGAACAAATCTCTGATCAAGGTCATAGATCACGATTTGAATCTTCCACATTGAATAATCAAG CATCGGATGTTGGTTTTGACGGTAGGAACTTAATCTTAGGTGGTGACCCAGTGAGTGGTCCATCGCTTTCTGGTAGTGGTGCAATTGCAACTGAAATAATTGATCATGACAATAAGCTAAAGTCAGTATCAGTTATGGTAGGGTCAGATCATTTTTCAGGAAAGGAAGAAATGGAAGCTGTTTTCAGCAGGGAAGCAGAAGTGTCAACACTGAAGGAGTCTTCTGAGGGGGCACGCCAGCTAGGTCTCCTTTCCGACGATGGAAAAGATGCATCTGGTGACTGCCATATGAAAATAAAACCTATGATTGTTGATCAGGATGTTCTTATTCAGGATAATTCCAATTCAGCAAGCCACATTGAGCAAGCAGCGAGTGCTGAAGCAAATATTGAGGGTCCTGGTGCTAGAGCTGAGGCAGCCCCTATTGTGAAGAATCAGGAGATGGAAGTAGAAACAGTGAAATTCGGAGAAGTTGGAG TTGAGGGAAGTTCTGATGTTATTGGTGGACTTAAACATGATTCCGCTTCCGTCCCAAGTTATACTGCACTTTCACcaagtgaaaagaaaaaaacccCGAGTAGAAGTAGAGCTGTAGTTGAGAAGGTTGCTCCCCTTGTCGATACAACTGAAATTGGTGGTGAAGCGCTGTCCACCTCCATAAGTTCAGGAGAAAAAGCTTCCACTAAAACAGATAGGAGCTTTACTTTTGATGTAAGTCCATTGGCTGCTGGTAGTGCCAAGGGAGAAGCTGACAAATCAATCATCAGTAGTCAAGCTTGCCAACCAACTGAG TCTGAATTACAGTTGAAGGCTGGGGATAGACTGCATTTGACATCTGGCAGCAAGCAAACTGATACTGAGATCATGCAAAAAATTTCTCATGGAAGTCCACTGGTACCTGATGAAGGGACTCCGTCTGGGGGTGCTAAGGGCGATCGCAAGGCAAGCCGTGGCTCAGGGAAATCAGGTAAAGAAAACCCTAGAAAGGGAAGGCAATCGAAGGCGATAAACTCATCGAAGCAGCCGGATAGAGGAGACAAATCTTGTGTCCAGTTTAGCCCCTCTGTGTCTGTGcaaaaaattcaatttgaaactGGAACTGGAACTGTTGAGCGCAATATTACAAAGTCCAGCGGGGTTGTTTCCTTTCCAACTTCAAGTTTACCTGATTTAAACACTACTTCTGCATCCGTATTGTTTCATCAGCCTTTCACAGATCTACAACAAGTGCAACTGCGAGCTCAAATTTTTGTTTATGGATCTCTGAT ACAAGGTACATCACCGGAAGAAGCTTGTATGGTTTCAGCTTTTGGGACATCTG ATGGATGCAGAAGTCTCTGGGACCCTGCATGGCGTGCTTGTGTTGAAAGGATTCATGGACAGAGATCTCGTGCTGGAAACAATGAAACGCCATCTCATTCACGCTCAG AAATGAGAAATGCAGGTCCCAGAACTCCAGATCAAGCAAACAAACAGGTCGTGCATCAGGATAAGGTTACTACTTCGACAGCTGGGCGAGCAGGCGGCAAGTCTTCCAATTCTCCTGCTGTTAGTCCTATGATACCACTTTCATCCCCTCTTTGGAATATGGCTACCCCTTCCCGTGATGTGTTATCATCCGCTAGAGGAGCCCTGATTGATTATAAGGCACTTCCTTCTATGCATCCCTATCAGACTCCCCCAGCACGAAACTTTGTTGGGCACACTGCATCTTGGCTACCACAAGCCCCTTTTCCTGGTTCCTGGGTTGCTTCTCCACAAAATTCTTCATTTGATACTAGTGCACAGCTTCCTGCATTACCTGTTACAGAGTCCGTGAAATTAACCCCTGTAAAGGAGTCATCCTTGTCCACAGCTAGTGCAAAGCATGCACCGCCTGGTTCGGTGGCTCATGCTGGGGATAGTGGTATCCAGTCTGGAGCTTTTCCGCATGACAACACGAAGACCCCAGTGTTGCCTGCTCAGTGTTCAGCTGATCAGAAATctagaaagagaaaaaaggcATCTGGTACCGATGATCGTACCCAAAAATCTAAGATTGGCACTTCTTCTGAATCAATTACTACCCCTGTCATTTGTACTCAGTTATCAAATAAGGCTCCTGCATCTGATGACTTTGGCCTGTTATCGTCAGTTGCTGTTGCACCGTTGGTTGCTCATAGCCAGACAGGACCTACATCTGTTCCCATAATTGGGGGCCATTTTTCTACATCAGTTGTCATCGAACCACCTTCTAGCTCTGTACCTAAAAACAACTCTGATATACCAATCACCTCCGCCCCATCTTCCACTGAGCTTTCTAAGAGAGTGCTTGATTTAGGAAAAAAGACTCCAACTTTGGAATACTTGAGCAAAGTTGAGGAGGCTAAGCTGCAGGCAGAGGAGGCTGCTGCAAATGCTACTGCTGCAGTCAGTCATTGCCAAGATGTGTGGAGCCAGTTAGACAAGCACAAGAACTCTGGCTTGGCATCAGATGTTGAGGTTAAGCTAACATCTGCTGCCGTTGCTGTAGCAGCTGCTACCTCTGTTGCAAAGGCCGCAGCTGCGGCTGCTAAGCTTGCATCAAATGCTGCATTGCAAGCTAAACTGATGGCGGATGAGGCAATGATAGCATTTGGTGTGAGTAACCCTTCTCAATCCCAAGCCGGCTCTTTTCCTAATATTGTGAACAACTTCGGGAGTGCCACCCCTGCTTCTGTACTGAAAAGTCAGGATGTTGGCAATGGTTCTAGTTCAGTTTTATATGCGGCTAGGGAGGCGTCGAGGAGAAGGATCGAGGCAGCTTCAGCTGCATCAAGGCATGCTGAGAATTTGGATGCTATCGTTAAGGCTGCGGAACTGGCAGCTGAAGCTGTGTCACATGCTGGGAAAGTTGTTGCGTTGGCTGATCCTTTGCCTCTGACTCAATTGGTGGAAGCTGGTCCAGATAGCTACTGGAAAGTTTCCCAAACACTCTCTGGGCAGGGTGTCAAGCCTAACAAGATTAATGGGGATGAATCGGGTAGTCCCATTGTCGAAAAGACTCCTGGCATCTTTTCCAAGCAATCTGAGGGTCCATCTGTTGAAGAGATGCATCCCATGGTTCCTGCTTGCCAGACTACTAGTGTATCTGGTAATATCATAGAGGACAACATGAGGAATGAAGAAGTTATTCAAACTCCCGTTACAAGTGTTGAAAAAGATGTAAGAGGAGCAAAGGGTCATAGTATGCCAGAGGTGAGTAAGACTGTCGCTGTAGCTGCTGAGTCATCCCATGATCTGGTTGAAGCACGTGGAGATGTGGCAAGCTCCAGGATGCAAGAGGGTTCCGTCGTGGAG GTTTTTAAAGATAGTGATGATGGTAAGAGAGCCTGGTACTCAGCCAAAGTGTTGACTTTAAAGAATGGAAAAGCTCTTGTTTGTTTCACCGACCACCAGTCTGATGAAG GGCTTGAACAGTTTAAGGACTGGGTACCTCTAGATGCTGGAAGTGATGAACCACCAAGAATACGTCCTGCGCATCCGGTGACTGCTATGCAAGGAGGAAAAAAGAGACGAAGAGCAGTTGTTAAGGAGCATACATGGTATGTAGGAGATAGAGTTGATGCATGGATCGACTACCG CTGGCGAGAGGGTGTCATTGCCGAGAAGAACAAAAGGGACGAGACTACATTTAGTGTCAACTTTCCAG CTTATGGAGATACTGCAGTTGTCAGAGCATGGCATCTCCGACCAAGCCTTGTATGGAAAGATGGAGAGTGGGTCGAATGGTCCAGGTCAAGACATGACTTCTTGTCCCAG GGTGATACACCTAAGGAGAAGCGAGTGAAGCTGGGCAATCCTGCTAGTGAGGATACTGGAAATGGTCTGTCAAAAAAAATGGATCCACTGGTGCCAGTGACAAATGAATCAGCAACATTGCTTCCTTTGTCTGTCACTGAAAAAACATTTGATATTGGTAGTAACAAAGATGACAGTAAGCCCAATACACTTCGAACAATGAGGTCTGGTTTGCACAAAGAGGGATCAAAAGTCTTTGGTGTTCCTAAGCCAGGAAAGAAAAGGAAGTTCATGGAAGTAAGCAAGCACTATGTTTCAGACAGAACAGCTAAGAGTAATGCGGCACATGGTTCAGCCAAGTTCACAAAATTTTTGATGCCTCAAGCAACAGGCACTGGTGGATGGAAAACCAATTCTAGAACTGATTTGAAGGAGAAACAACAAACGATTGAAACTCGACGGAAACTTCCTAAACCAAGTAAGCCTTCTAGCTCAGCTAGAACTTTGAAGGATAATAGTATTACATCCACTAGAGATGCTAGTGGAGCTGAGCACATGGTAGGTGATGCAATTGAGTATGATAAGAATGAAGCACAACAGCCTAATGTGGGGAATTTTGTGTCAAATGCGGAAGAAGGGGTTGAAGGTGTGAAATTTCGTTCAGAAGCTCTTCCCACCAACATCCCAAAGAAAGCTTCCACATCATCTAACAGAGGGGAGGGCATGAAGAAGAGAATCCCCATATCCAATTTGAAGTCGAGCAAAGTTGAAGTAAAGGACAAAATGATACCTGAAGTCAGTGAACCCCGCAGGTCAAACCGAAAGATTCAACCAACATCAAGG TTATTGGAGGGACTACAAAGCTCGTTGATCATCTCTAAGTTTCCATCTGTTTCACATGATAGAAGCAGCAGAAGTCATAGCAGGGGTGCATCAAG GTAA